A window of the Salvelinus fontinalis isolate EN_2023a chromosome 26, ASM2944872v1, whole genome shotgun sequence genome harbors these coding sequences:
- the ncstn gene encoding nicastrin — MGLESSKWAIIFFVCWVYKNVSCNSVEQKIYVELNNTVPCVRLLNATHQIGCQSSISGDTGVIHVLESEADLEWPLSKGPNPPYMVLLESSLFTRSIMMKMKNESNRVAGVAVVVPNTSPPEFSPHTTCPNENTGVYSDNYGPNLAHCNTTVWNPLGNGLSYEEFDFPVFSLKEDNETEFIKQCYLDHNRAVNGSVPQYPLCAMQLFSHMHAVTNTPTCMRRNDINFSINPEMVCDPLGDYNVWGSIRPYNDTVLGHKENESVVIAAARLDSRAFFWEVSTGAEGSISGFVTLLAAAQALREATHKAPPTRNILFAFFQGETFDYIGSSRMVYDMENGKFVIDLDNVHSILEIGQVAVHSGTNLFLHSDPVSRSNDTVNDEVKNFVKNLQSSTAGLSFLLVEPNVSQPLPPSSLQRFLRAQPIPGIVLADHESAFNNRYYESFYDNAANLNLTYPSDLSPEEQLEFVTETAKSLTDVATVVARALYKQAGGDDSQVNTIKADPKIVTQMLYGFLVSSNNSWFQAVMAPELKNILKPSPPEYYVGVVMSSTPTRLVQYLLANLTGAATNLTQSQCQKPDELPNESRQMYSYLWVQGIVPPNSTQRDSFCVRASVRLTKAVSPAFELGEYASKDYSTWTESRWKFIKARIFLVASRDLEMLTLGVGVAVLFTSLLVTYFISTKADVLFSSTREPASAAY, encoded by the exons ATGGGTTTGGAATCGTCGAAATGGGCTATAATATTCTTCGTTTGTTGGGTTTACAAAA ATGTGAGCTGTAACTCTGTTGAGCAGAAGATTTATGTGGAGCTGAATAACACTGTACCATGCGTTCGACTGCTCAATGCTACACATCAGATTGGCTGCCAGT CCTCGATATCAGGTGATACAGGTGTGATCCATGTCTTGGAGTCTGAGGCAGATCTCGAATGGCCTTTGAGCAAAGGACCCAATCCTCCTTATATGGTTCTGTTGGAATCATCCCTCTTCACCAG GTCCATCATGATGAAGATGAAGAATGAATCCAATAGGGTAGCTGGGGTTGCAGTGGTGGTCCCAAATACTAGCCCACCAGAGTTCTCGCCACACACGACATGTCCCAATGAGAACACAG GTGTATACTCTGACAACTATGGTCCTAATTTGGCACACTGTAACACTACTGTATGGAACCCTCTGGGGAACGGTCTATCCTATGAGGAATTTGACTTCCCTGTCTTCTCCCTGAAAGAAGACAACGAAACAGAGTTCATCAAACAG TGCTACTTGGACCATAATCGCGCAGTGAACGGCAGTGTCCCGCAGTACCCTTTGTGTGCCATGCAGCTCTTCTCCCACATGCACGCAGTCACCAATACTCCAACCTGCATGAGACGCAACGACATCAACTTTAGCATCAACCCAG AGATGGTGTGTGACCCTCTGGGTGATTATAATGTTTGGGGTTCCATTCGGCCCTATAACGACACCGTCTTGGGCCACAAGGAGAACGAGAGCGTTGTTATAGCAGCAGCCAGG CTGGACAGCAGGGCATTTTTCTGGGAGGTTTCAACTGGAGCAGAGGGAAGTATCTCCGGGTTTGTCACTCTGCTTGCTGCTGCCCAGGCACTGCGTGAAGCCACTCACAAGGCCCCTCCCACACGGAATATCCTCTTTGCCTTCTTCCAAGGG GAAACCTTTGACTACATTGGCAGCTCTCGGATGGTTTACGACATGGAGAACGGCAAGTTTGTGATAGACCTGGACAATGTTCACTCAATACTAGAGATTGGTCAG GTGGCCGTGCACAGTGGCACCAACCTCTTTCTCCACTCAGACCCTGTGTCCAGGAGTAACGACACTGTCAATGACGAG GTTAAGAATTTTGTGAAAAATTTACAGTCCTCCACGGCTGGGCTCAGCTTCTTATTGGTTGAGCCTAATGTCTCTCAGCCactcccaccctcctccctccagcGTTTCCTGCGAGCTCAGCCAATCCCTGGGATTGTGCTTGCAGACCACGAATCCGCTTTCAACAACAG GTACTATGAGAGTTTTTACGACAATGCTGCTAACCTGAACCTGACCTATCCATCTGACTTGAGTCCAGAGGAACAGCTGGAGTTTGTGACTGAAACTGCAAAG TCCCTTACTGACGTGGCTACGGTGGTTGCACGTGCTCTCTACAAGCAGGCCGGGGGAGACGATTCCCAAGTCAACACCATCAAGGCAGACCCCAAAATA gTCACCCAGATGCTGTATGGGTTTCTGGTTAGTTCCAACAACAGTTGGTTTCAGGCAGTGATGGCCCCAGAACTAAAGAACATTCTCA agcccAGCCCACCAGAGTACTATGTTGGTGTTGTCATGTCTTCCACTCCAACTCGTCTGGTCCAGTACCTCCTGGCCAATTTAACTGGAGCAGCCACCAACCTCACCCAGAGTCAGTGCCAGAAGCCAGATGAGCTGCCGAACGAGAGCAGACAG ATGTACTCCTATCTCTGGGTTCAGGGCATTGTCCCACCCAACAGCACCCAGAGGGATTCTTTCTGCGTACGTGCATCGGTACGCCTGACCAAAGCAGTGTCCCCTGCCTTCGAGCTGGGAGAGTATGCTTCTAAAGACTATTCCACGTGGACAGAATCACGGTGGAAGTTCATCAAAGCTCGAATTTTCCTAGTAGCGAGCCGGGACTTGGAG ATGCTGACCTTAGGCGTGGGAGTGGCTGTGTTGTTCACATCCCTACTGGTGACATACTTCATCAGCACCAAGGCAGATGTCCTCTTCAGCTCCACGAGGGAACCCGCTAGCGCCGCCTATTGA